The Lewinellaceae bacterium DNA window ATCAATTTGTCACCTGGCAGCTGGCGGGAGACCTGATGCCACATGCGACCAAAGAAATGATCCTGGCCACCGGATTTAACCGCAATCACAAGATTACCCAGGAAGGTGGCGTCATTGATGAAGAATACCGGGTCGAATATGTAACCGACCGGACCAACACTTTTGGAAAAACGTTCCTTGCCCTTACCTATGAATGCGCGCATTGCCATGATCATAAGTACGACCCCATCTCCATGGACAGTTATTATGGTACGTTCGCATTCTTCAATCAGGTCCCGGAGAAAGGATTGTACGGGGATATCTCTGCTAATTCGCTGGCAGACCCGCCCTACATGACCATCACCGCCGCAGACCGGGATTCGTTGCTTAATTTCATCGACAATCAGGATTCAGTAGATGTACGGGTGATGATCATGAAAGACTCCTCCGTAATCCGACCGACCTATATTCTGGAGCGTGGCGTCTACAGCGCACATGGCAAAGAAGTGGAGGTATCCACTCCCAGGGCCATCCTGCCCTTCGACACCCTGGCCTATCCTAAAAATCGCCTGGGACTCGCCGAATGGCTGTTTAATGACGACAATCCTTTGACTGCACGTGTTTTTGTCAACCGGATCTGGTCCCTATACTTCGGCAGGGGCCTGGTGAAGACCAGCGGTGACTTTGGCATGCAGGGTGAACTGCCTACTCATCCCGAACTGCTGGACTGGCTTGCTGTGGACTTTCGGACTCACGGATGGGACATCAAACGGCTGGTACGTCAAATGGTGTTATCCGCCACTTATCGGCAGTCCGCCCAAATCAGCAAAGAAGCACTGGCCACAGACCCGGAAAACATCTATTTATCACATGCGCCACGCATACGCTATGCCGCAGAACTGGTCCGTGATATGGTTTTGGCATCCGGAGGATTGCTCAACGATAAGATTGGTGGCCCCAGTGTGAAAACGTATCAACCGGACGGAATCTGGGAAGCAGCAACCTCTGGCAGAGGTCCGTTGGCTACCTATGTCCAGGACCATGGCGAATTGCTCTACCGGCGCGGTATGTATCAGTTTATCAAACGCACTGTGCCTCCGCCGGTCATGCTGACCTTTGACGCATCCAACCGCGATCAATGTGAGGTACAGCGCATAAAGACCAATACACCGCTGCAGGCGCTGGTCATGCTCAATGATCCGCATGTGATAGAAGCATCCCGGGTAATGGCAGAGCGGTATGTAACCCAAAATGAGCCTGTCGAAACCAGCCTGAGTGATGCCTTTCAGCGCATCGTTTGCCGGAAAGCAAAGGATAAGGAACTCACAGTTTTGAATGAAATTTACCAGGAGCAGGTCAAGCGGTACCAGCAGGACTCAGCCGATGCAAAGGTATTTCTGGATAGCGGTGAGTACCCACATCTGGAAAATGCAGATCCTGCCCGCGTAGCTGCTATGATGGAAGCCATCCAAACGATTTACAACATGGAAGAGTCCATAACCAAAACCTGAGCCTTATGTCCAATCCATTTTTTGAAAACCGGATGCAAGTCACCAGAAGGCATTTTCTGGGTCAGAT harbors:
- a CDS encoding PSD1 domain-containing protein, translated to MRKVFFIAGLTVISLLFYVTACRTDTNQMATGTIDFNYQVRPILSDKCFKCHGPDANKREAGLRLDLKNAAFAELPEDSGKYAIVPGSLETSELYHRIMTADSAEMMPPPESNLALTEEEKKILTRWIEQGAVYKPHWAFIPPESPEVPGMLGNTWAVNEIDDFVLAKMQTVKLKPNDQADKERLLKRVYYDLTGLPPDIAAQNAFLADDSPDAYEHVVDQLLQNPHYGEKMAMHWLDVARYADSHGYQDDGPRTMWPWRDWVIHAFNDNYPYDQFVTWQLAGDLMPHATKEMILATGFNRNHKITQEGGVIDEEYRVEYVTDRTNTFGKTFLALTYECAHCHDHKYDPISMDSYYGTFAFFNQVPEKGLYGDISANSLADPPYMTITAADRDSLLNFIDNQDSVDVRVMIMKDSSVIRPTYILERGVYSAHGKEVEVSTPRAILPFDTLAYPKNRLGLAEWLFNDDNPLTARVFVNRIWSLYFGRGLVKTSGDFGMQGELPTHPELLDWLAVDFRTHGWDIKRLVRQMVLSATYRQSAQISKEALATDPENIYLSHAPRIRYAAELVRDMVLASGGLLNDKIGGPSVKTYQPDGIWEAATSGRGPLATYVQDHGELLYRRGMYQFIKRTVPPPVMLTFDASNRDQCEVQRIKTNTPLQALVMLNDPHVIEASRVMAERYVTQNEPVETSLSDAFQRIVCRKAKDKELTVLNEIYQEQVKRYQQDSADAKVFLDSGEYPHLENADPARVAAMMEAIQTIYNMEESITKT